TGCAACAAGAGTTGGCTGCCGGAACCCAATGGGACCGTAGGTGGTACAAAGATCTGGCCGCTGAATTGGGTTTGCAGGAAAACTAGCCTGACTGACCAGCACCGCCTTGCCGCAACTGCGCCACTACCTGTTCGCGCATGCGCCGCATCGACTCGCGGGCGAACTTGCGCTGCAGCATGCGCCCGAACAGCTTGAAGCCGATGCGGTAGAAAAAATTCTGAATGCGGTCGGGCTGCGAGTAGGCTTTCACCTGAAACCGCACGCGGCCGGTGCGCAGCTGCTTGTGCACGGTAAAGGTGATTTCGCCCTTCTCGAAGTGGCCCTCGAGGGTGCGGTAGTTGTAGCCCCACACCTGCTCGGGGCCATCGTCGGGCGAGGGGGTGCGCTGCTCGTCGATTACGCCGCCGATGCGCACGCCAAACCAGAACGTGAAGCCCAGGAACCGGCCGCGCAGCAGCATTACGCGCTCGGCCAACGGCTGCTCCGGCACGAAGATGCCCGTAATCAGATCGGGCGGCGGAAAGGAGTAGTTCAGCAGCACTTGCTTGGCCGCCTCAAAGCTGCCGCCGGCTACGGGTGGGCCGGGCGGCTCGGCGGGCAAGTCGGTGCCGTAATCATCGAGCTGCCAGCCGGTTTCGGAGGTATACTCGTGTACGCGCTCCAGGTCGTAGTTTACTTTGGCTTTGCCGTAGGCCTCCAGTTGGTTGCGGTATTGGTGCCAGGCGGGTGCCGCGGCGGGGTTAGCTGCGCTCATGGTGCTCCTTACGCTTTTCGGCACCGTCGTGCTCGGTGGTATCTACCTGCACCGGACCCAGGGCTTCGCCGCCGCTTTCTTCGGCTACGCGTTGGCAAAACGTAACCCAGGTTTGCTCCTGCACCTGCTTGCCCACGCCCAGGGTGCCGTAGGCAAAGGCCACCAGCCCGTCGCGGGCCCGGGCTTTGGAGTGAATCTCGAAGCGCAGCACACCGGGCTGGTTGGGCAGCTGGCGCAGCGAAAACCGGATGTGCCCGGCTTCGGGGTGACCTTCCAGAGTAAGCAACTCGAAGTGCTGCTTGGCTACTTCCGTTACGCGGACCGAGCCGTTCCAGGGGCCGATGATTTTGATGTGGAACTCGTCGCCCACGTGCAGGCCGTGCTTTTCGCCTTTCTCCTTATGAAACTCGGCCAGCAGGCCCGGCGAGTACCGCTCGATGTTGCACTGAATGTCGTGCATCAGGGCTTCGGCAGGCTGTTTGGGATGTGCTATATCGATGTAGTAGCGCCGCTCGGTAAAAGGGCCGGCGCCCTGGTCGGGGGTTTGCGGGTTTTGGGACATGATGCAGCACCTGCCCGAGGAAGGAACACGGCGGGCGCTACCCTCAAAACGACACCAACAGGCCAGAGGTTAGCTTGCGGAGGCGCGTGCCTGCGCCAGCGCGGCGGCTACATCGGCATCGGTGGTTTCGCTGAAGTCGCGGTAATACTGGCCCACGGCGTAAAAATCGGGCGGCGCAAGCAGGCACACCACCGCATCAACCCGTGTTTCTATCAGCCGCAGCGCCTCCGGCGACGATACGGGCACCGCAACCACTATGCGGGCGGGCCGCTGCGCCTGCACCAACTCGATGGTAGCCAGCACGGTATGGCCCGTGGCTACGCCGTCGTCGGTGATAACTACTGTGCGGCCTTGCAGCGGCGTGGCGGGGTGGTTGCCCACAAATTGCAGCCGCCGCTCGCGCAGCTGTGCCTGCAAGCGGGGTATTTGCTCGGCTAAGTACTCGGGCGGCAGCGCCAGGCCGGGCGTGAGCACGTAGCCGGTTTCGCTTACGGCCCCTACGGCGTACTCGGGGTTGCCGGGGTGGCCGATTTTCTTGGTTAAGGCCAGCTCGAGCGGCCACCCCAGCGCCTGCGCTACCACGGCCCCAACGGGCACGCCGCCGCGGGGTATAGCCAGCACTACGCCCGGCGGCCGCAGCCCTAGGTGCTGTAGCTGTTGGGCCAGGAGGCAGGCCGCTTCCAGTCGATTTTCAAACTGAGAAATCATGGCCCTGCAAAGCTTGTGCGCTGTTGTTTAGCGCAGGTGATGCATGCACCAATCCACGGCCAGGTCGGCTACTTCTTCGAGCGTTCCGGGCTCCTCAAACAAGTGCCCGGCGCCTTGCACCACGCGCATCTGGCATGGGCCACCTAGGGCATCCATGGCCTGCTCGTTCAGGCCGATTACGGGCCAATCCTGCCCGCCCACAATCAGTAGCGACGGCGCCGAAACCCGGTGCAGCGCGGGCAACACCAAATCGGGGCGGCCGCCGCGCGAGATTACCGCGTGCACCTGCGCGCCGAGCTCGGCGGCGGCGCGCATAGCCGAGGCGGCGCCGGTGCTGGCCCCAAAAAAGCCGAGGCGCAAATCGTGCAGGCGCTGCTCGCGGCGCACCCAGCTGGTAGCACCCAGCAGGCGGCGCGTTAGCAAATCAATATCGAAACGGGCCTCGAAGTGCTGGTCTTCTTCGGGCGTGAGCAGGTCGAAAAGCAAGGTGGCAAAACCCGCCCGTTGCAGGCACTGGGCCACAAAGCGGTTGCGCGAGCTAAGCCGGCTGCTGCCGCTGCCGTGCGAGAACACCACGATGCCCGAAGCATTGGTGGGTACCGTCAGGTCGCCCAACAGGGTGGCTTGCGGCAGCTCCAGCCGTACCGCCGTGGTGGTCGGCGTAACTACTGATGAATTCATGCGTGCAGAGAGAAGGTGCTTTCCTTTACGCAGCTAGTGGCAAAAGGTGCATGGCCCTAGGTGCTGGTGCCTGCCGGGTGGCCCAGCTACTCAACACCAGGGGTTTACTTGCAAGCTGCATACATTGGCAGCGGGTGGCTGTGGCACACCGTTACTTTTTGGTTATTTTTCTTCGGCAAAGCTCCTGCACCCGTGCCCACCTACACCTCCTTCGATACCAATGCCACCATCAATGGCGAGAGCGTGCGCTCCTTGCTGGCCGGGCTGCGCTTGGCCAACCAAGGCCCCGAGCTGCTTGCCCGCCACGGCATTGCCGAAAACCCCGAGCCGGGCAAGTGGTACTCCATGCAGGCCTGGCTGGATGTGCTGGCCGATGTAGAAGCCGAATTCGGGCCCGAAACGCTTTACAGCATCGGCCTGCAAGTCGTCGACCACAGCCAGTTTCCGGCTTCGCTGCACACGTTGTCGCAGGCTATGCGCGGGCTCGACCTGACGTATCGCACCAATGTGCACGGCCAGAACATGGGCTACTACCACGTGGTGCGCGAAACCGACCACGAGCTGGTGCTGCATTGCCGCACGCCCAACCCTGTGCCCTTCGACCTAGGCATTATCACGGGCCTGGCCCGGCGCTTTAAGCCCGCCGATGCCGTGCGCGTAAAGGTTGAGGTAGAGCCCGAACGGCCCGTGCCCACCGATCCGCACCTCACGGCCTTCAGCATTCGGTGGTAACCCGGCAACTCCGTCGGCACAGCAGGGTCTTTGCCACTCCATTTTCATTACAATTCCCCTACATGCGTATTCGCTTTGTTAAGCCGCTACTCGGCGGCTTGTTTGCCCTGGCCCTAGGTAGCCCGGCGCCGGTTGCGGCCCAAACGGCCTCGGCGCCCAACCGTTTCGTGGCCGATTCGCTTGATCGGTACATCCAGCGCGGTATGCGCCAGTGGCAAATTCCGGGTTTGGCGGTGGTGGTGGTGAAGGACGGGCAAGTAGTAGTCAGCAAAGGCTACGGCGTGCGCGACGTGGTCAAGAAAGAGCCGATTGATGACAAAACGCTGTTTCTGATTGCCTCGAACAGCAAGCTGTTTACGGGCACGGCCCTGGCCAACCTCGAGCAGCAAAAGAAACTTTCGCTCAACGACCCGGCCACCAAGTACCTGCCCGGCTTTCAGCTCTACGACCCCGTAAGCACGCAGCTTACCACCGTGCGCGATTTGCTGGGCCACCACCTCGGCACCAAAACCTTCCAGGGCGACTTCGCTTTCTGGGATTCCAACTTTTCGCGCGAGGAGATTATCGAGCGCATGCGCACGCTGAAGCCGGTGTACCAGTTTCGGCAGGACTACGGCTACTGCAACGCCGGTTTTCTGGCCGCGGGCGAGATTATTCCGCGCGTAACGGGCGGCACCACCTGGGAGAATTACGTGGAGCAAACCATGCTGAAGCCCTTGGGCATGGGCAACACGTACATGCTCACGGCGGGCTTCGAGAAGCGCCCCAACATTGCCCTGCCCTACTCCAACGCCTACGGGCCGCTGGCCGTGCTGCCCATCGACCAGATCGACAACCTAGGGCCGGCCGGCAGCATGGTATCGAGCGTGAGCGACCTGGGCAAGTGGCTGCAGTGCCAGCTCGATAGCGGCAAGTACCAAGGCCAGCAGGTGCTGCCGTGGGCCGCCGTGCGCCGCACCCGCGACCCCAACACACTGATTTCCACGCGCAAATCCAGTTTCTTGCCCGAGCACTTCCGCACCTACGGCCTAGGTGTGTTTGCGGCCGATTACAACGGGCGGCAGGTGTACTGGCACACGGGCGGCGCCACCGGCTATGTCAGCAACACGTGCTTTGTGCCCGAGGAGCGCCTGGGAATTGCCGTGCTCACCAATCAGGATAACCAGAGCTTCTTCGAGGCCCTGCGCTACCAGCTGCTCGATGCGTACCTAGGCATGCCGTACGTCGACCGCAGCCGCCAGCTCTGGAACCGCAGCCAGCCTGCCCGCGACGAAACCCGCCAGCAAATTGCCCAGCTCAGCGCCCGCGTAGCCAAGAAAAACAAGCCCGCCGTGGCGCTGAAAACCTACGCCGGCCAGTACACGCACCCGGTTTACGGCCCCATCAGCATCGAGGCCAAGGGCAAGCAGCTGATTATCCGCTTCAGCCGCCACCCCGAGCTGCGCGCCACCCTCGACTACATGGACGGGCAGGAGTTCCGGGCCACGTACTCCAACCTCACCTACGGCATTTACCCGGCCACGTTCGTGGTGGATAACGGGCAGGTAAAATCGGTGGAGCTGCGCGTAAACGACGGCATCGACCAGGACCCGTACGTTTTCACGAAGGGGTAATTCGGGAATTTATATCTACCGCTCTGTGCTCAAGGATTTCGCACTAACAATTTAGGCGCTAAATCCTTTGGTTCAAAATCATTCATACGGCACCAAGTCAAAATTTTTACGTATACAATTTAAAAACTATAACACTCCTTTCATAATCAAATCAAACGAAACTTAAAAAGTTATGAAATACTTAATATTAGCCGCCTTATATATCTTATATGTTGGCGTTTTTTCAAGTTGCATCAAAAACACACCGCAAGATTTAAATAAAGTACTATTAAATGGGAAGAATCAACAATACTGGGATTTGATTATGACTCAGTCAAACTTCTCTGGCATTGATATTAAATTACGTAGAAAGGACAATACGCCGGTTTTTAGCTGGCTGATTAAAGAAAATGGAAATCTCACTCATATATACAACTATGATACAATCAATTCCACAAACTACAATAATATTACCGATGTTATGCTCAATCCCGACAATTGGAAAATAATAGGTGATACGCTAATCCTCGGAAGCTACGAAGAAAACAACACACATAAATTTAATGACAGCTTAGTCAGCCTAGGAAATAAACCACCTATTTACAATATAAATAAATACAGAGAAAAGTATTACGTAAATAAAATAAACGATAGCATGATTGCACTTTCTATCAAAAAAATAACCTATCATTAACTAAAATATATATTTTAAGTCGCCACCAAAACAAAATTATAAAATAAGTCCAAATATTAGTTTTTAAGCTAATTATTAAAAACAACAAAAGCTCCTACTTCCAAAGAGAGCGTACTACTGTGTAGACAACAATACGTGGGTTTGCGTTTCTACAAACTCTATACCCCGTTCAAGTAGGAATCATTACGCCTCCGGATTACCCGGCCATAACTTGTGCAGCCATCGTATAGCCGGGCACCAACCGCTCCGCTTATGGCCTACTACCGCCCCTATCACCCGCCCGCCGACCTTGCTTTGGTACGCCAACTCACGCAGCAGCAAAACGAAATGCGCGAGCGGCAGCGCATCGAGCCGCTGATTGCACCACCCAAGCTTATTGCCGGGCTCGATTCCTCCTTCCCGACCGAAGACACGATTTTGTCGGTGATTGTGGTGCTCACGTACCCGGGGCTGGAGCTGGTGGAAAAGGTGTACAACTACGGGCCGGTTGACATGCCCTACGTGCCAGGCTTCTTGTCCTTCCGCGAAGCGCCCAACCTCATTCATGCCTTTGCCAAGCTACAGCACCAGCCCGATGTGCTGATGGTAGATGGCCACGGCTACGCCCACCCGCGCCGCATGGGCATCGGAGCCCACATTGGTATCCTGCTCGATAAGCCCAGCCTGGGCGTGGCCAAGCAGGTACTTACCGGCCAGTACCACGACCCCGCGCCCGAGAAAGGCAACGTGACCCCGCTCACCGACAAGAAGACCGGCGAGCTGATTGGCGAAGTAGTGCGCATGAAAGACCGCGTGCAACCCGTGTTCGTGTCGCCGGGCCACCGCCTGGACCAGGCCACGGCCACCGCGCTGGCCTTGGGTTGCGCAGGCGGCTACAAGCTGCCCGAGCCCACGCGCCTGGCCGATTTGTGGGCTGCCAAGTTCAAAAGCGAAGTGCTTTAAGCGCCACACCGGCACCCAAGCCCTGGCGCTAACTCAGGCCTCGGCCAACGCCTGTTGCAGCGCCCGCAACGATACCCCGGCTTCGGGCGGCAATTGCAGCAGCCGGGCTACGGCCGCGTACACCGGCTGCGGCCCGGTGGCAGCGTTCAGCACGCCGCGGTCGAGGGGTTGCTGCTGCGATTTGCTGAGTTTGCGGCCATCGGTATCGGTCAGCAGCGGGTGGTGTAAAAACTGAACTCGGGTAGCGTTGAAGGCGGCCGTTTCGGGTAGTTGCTGAGCCAACCACAGTTGGGCGGCGGTGCTGGGCAGTAAGTCCTGGCCGCGCACAATGAGCGTGGTACCCAGGCGCAAGTCATCAGCAACAGAAGCCAGCTGGTAAGCCACTACTGCGTCCTTTTTGCGCAGTACAAAGTCGGGCATGGCGGCGCCTAGGTCGAGGCGGGTGGTGCCTTGCCAGCCATCGGCAAAGCTGACGGTGGTGCCGAGCGGTACCTGCGCCCGCCACGCTACGCCGGGCTCGTCGAGGCCGGCGGGCACTTCGAGGCCGTTGGTGCGCGAGCGGGTGCTGGCGTGCAGCAAACCGGGCACCAGGCGCAGGCGGCGCAGCAGGTAGTTGTACTCGGGCTGATGCAGTAGCTGCGAGTAATGGCGCAGGAAGTCGTCAGGGCCAGCGGGGCCGTGGTCGTAGTCGATACCCAGCCACTCGATGGTGCGGAAGATGCTCTCGAGGTACGGCCGGCGCAGGCGGTTGCGGTCGAGGTCGTCGATGCGCAGGTACAGGGTGCCGCCGGCGCGGCGCACGAGCAGCCACGTCAGCACGAAGTTTACGGCGTTGCCCAGGTGCAAATAGCCGCTGGGCGTGGGCGCTAGGCGCGACACCACCGGTCCCGCTCCCGCAGCGCCAGGTGCTCCAACAAAAGGCAAAGCCACACTCATGCCCCGAACTTACGCAGCGCTACTCTTCGGCCGTATTTTTCAGCTTACCCAGTAGGCTATAGGCGCCCGTGGTTACCACCTGGGTTTCGGCCGTAACGGTGGCCGGCAGCACCACTGGCACGGTGCCGTTTTCGACGGCCCCGGCCCGGCGCACCTCTACCATGCGGTAGCGCGCCTCAGCAGCGTTCGGCTGCACGAAGATGTAACTGCGGCCTTCGTAATCGACCACCGCGGCCTCGGGCAACGTGGGCGTAGTGGCCGATGGCTTGCCGGCTTCGGTTTGGATGGCGGCGCGCACAAACATGCCCGGCAGCAAAGCGGGGTTGTCTTCCTCGTCGGGGTGGGCGTGCACGCTCACGGTTCGCGCTTCGGGGTCGACGGCGCGGCTTACCAGCGTGATGCGCGCGGTGTGCTCGGTACCAGCCGAGTCGGACGCAAGCGTAAAGCGCAGCGGCTGGCCCATTTTCACCCTAGGCGCGTCTTTCTCAAACACCGTCAGCTCCACGTGCAGGTGCGTGGGGTCGACGAGTTCGGCTACGGGGTCGGTGGAGGTTACGGTTTGCCCGGTGGTGGCGCGCACATGGCGTACAAACCCGCTGATGGGAGCCCGCAGCTCGGCCGTAGTAGCCATAGCGCCGCTGGCCCGCACCGGCAAACCCGCCAGGCGCAGCCGCGCAGCCAAAGCATCGCGCTGGGCCTGCAGGCTGCGGTATTCGGCTTGGGCGCGCTGGTAATTTTTGGCCGGGGCTACTTCTTCCTGCACCAGCTGGCGCTGGCGCTCCATTTCGGTGCGTGCGTACTCGAGTTGGCTCAGCACCTGGCGGTAATCCTGCTGCACCTGAATAAACTCGGGGTTGCGTACCACGGCTACGGCCTCGCCCTTGCGCACGTGGGCGCCCGGCAGCAGCGGCAGCCGCTCGATGTAACCACCTAGGGGCGCACTCAGCACCACTAAGCTTTGCGGCGGAGCCTCCAACGAGCCGTTTACGCGCAGCACGCCCGCCGCCGATTGGTAGCTGACGCGGCCGGTGCGCACTCCCGCTACGCGTAACTCATCGGCGCTGAGATGCACCTCGTTTTCGGCGGTTGGTGTGGTGGCTTCGGTGGCGGCTTGCTCCTGCGGCTGCTCGGCCGGCGCGGAGTTGCAGGCACCTAGGGCTGCCAGCAGGATGTATCGGAAGTATGAAGTTGAGCGGTGAAGCATGGAAAGCTGATGAAATGCGGTTGTGGGCGATGTAGCCTGCTGTAGCGCGGACTTTGGCTACGCCGACCTTCGGTTGTAGTCCGCGTCCGCAGATAGTAACTTCTAATTAGGCGCCACTATTTGAGAAATGTATCCGGGGACGCGGACTACAACTGAAGGTCGGCGTAGCCAAAGTCCGCGCTACGGCGCGACGTCCTCAATCGGTACGGCCTAGCAGATACTCCAACTCGAGCACCGTTTGGTTGTAAGCTAGTATGGCATCGAGGTAATCGGCACGCAGGCGTTGGGCGCGTTCGGCGTGCAGCAGGTATTCGGCAAAGTCCATCTCACCAGCGCGCCAGCCCTTACCGGCCAGCCGCAAAATGAGCGTGGCCTGCGGCAAGCCCGTTTGCTGGTAGAAGGCCATGCGCTGCTGCTGCTCGCGCAAGCGTGCCAGCAAAGATGCTTGGCTGGCAGCTACCTCGGCCACGCGGCGACGGTAAGCCTCCTGCGCTGCCAGCTGCTGCAGCCGGGCGGCTTCTTCGCGGGCTTTGTAGGGGCGCGTCCAGAGGGGCACATTCAGGCTGAGCTGCGCCGCCTGAAAGCGGTTGCCGGGGCCGTAGAAACGCTCGGCGCCTTTGTACAAAATGCTGCCACGCAACGACTGGTTGAGGTACGTGAGGCCCAGCTCGGCGCGGCGGCTGCGGCGCTGCACCAAGGCTTCGGCCTGGCGTTCGGCAGCTTGCCGGTTCAGCAGGCGTGCCGTGGGGTCGGCGGGGTTGGTGGTGTCGGCCGTGGCTTGCAACGAATCACCTAGGAGGGTAACCACTTCAGTGGGCAGCGGCAAAGGCTGCAGCAGGCTATCGGCAGGCACGGGCAGGCTGGGCCACTGCAGCAAGGCTTGCAGCTGACGGCGGGCCGCGAGGTAATCGGTGCGGGTGCGGGCGGTGGCCAGCTGGGTTTCGCCCTGCTGCACCAAGGCCGTGGCGGGTTCAATGCGGGCTGCCTCGCCGGTTTTAAACCGCAGCTCGGCCGCCCGCCGGAAAGCACGGCTCAAGCTATCCTGGCTGCGCAGCAACACCAGCCGATGCCGGGCATGAACGGCTTGCTGGTAGGTGTTACGCACCTGCCGGCGCAGCTCGGCGCGGCGTACATCCAGCTCTGTTTCAGCTACGGCTACCTGGGCCGCTGCCAGGCCCATCAGGGCGCGGTACTGACCTAGGGCGGGCAGCGGCTGCGCAATGGAAAACTGGTTATCCATGTACGGCGAGTTGAATTGCCCGTAGCCCGCTTGCACCGTAGTGCGGGGCAGCTCCCACACCGCGCCGCGCACCGCCGTGCGGGCCGACAGCTGATAGCTGGCCGCGCGCACGTCGCCGCTCCTACCTAGGGCAGCTTGTACCGCGCCGGCTGCGGTAAGCGGCGCCGGAGCTGCGCGGCGGTCGGCAGCGGGTGTTTGGGCCGAAGCCGCAGCGGGCAGCAACAGCACCAGCCCCGCTCCTACCGCGGCTACCGCTTTCGACTTAGGAGCGCGCCCCAGCAGGTTGCGCCAAAAACC
The sequence above is drawn from the Hymenobacter sp. YIM 151858-1 genome and encodes:
- a CDS encoding DUF1990 domain-containing protein, yielding MSAANPAAAPAWHQYRNQLEAYGKAKVNYDLERVHEYTSETGWQLDDYGTDLPAEPPGPPVAGGSFEAAKQVLLNYSFPPPDLITGIFVPEQPLAERVMLLRGRFLGFTFWFGVRIGGVIDEQRTPSPDDGPEQVWGYNYRTLEGHFEKGEITFTVHKQLRTGRVRFQVKAYSQPDRIQNFFYRIGFKLFGRMLQRKFARESMRRMREQVVAQLRQGGAGQSG
- a CDS encoding DUF1990 domain-containing protein; protein product: MSQNPQTPDQGAGPFTERRYYIDIAHPKQPAEALMHDIQCNIERYSPGLLAEFHKEKGEKHGLHVGDEFHIKIIGPWNGSVRVTEVAKQHFELLTLEGHPEAGHIRFSLRQLPNQPGVLRFEIHSKARARDGLVAFAYGTLGVGKQVQEQTWVTFCQRVAEESGGEALGPVQVDTTEHDGAEKRKEHHERS
- a CDS encoding phosphoribosyltransferase; its protein translation is MISQFENRLEAACLLAQQLQHLGLRPPGVVLAIPRGGVPVGAVVAQALGWPLELALTKKIGHPGNPEYAVGAVSETGYVLTPGLALPPEYLAEQIPRLQAQLRERRLQFVGNHPATPLQGRTVVITDDGVATGHTVLATIELVQAQRPARIVVAVPVSSPEALRLIETRVDAVVCLLAPPDFYAVGQYYRDFSETTDADVAAALAQARASAS
- a CDS encoding dienelactone hydrolase family protein; the encoded protein is MNSSVVTPTTTAVRLELPQATLLGDLTVPTNASGIVVFSHGSGSSRLSSRNRFVAQCLQRAGFATLLFDLLTPEEDQHFEARFDIDLLTRRLLGATSWVRREQRLHDLRLGFFGASTGAASAMRAAAELGAQVHAVISRGGRPDLVLPALHRVSAPSLLIVGGQDWPVIGLNEQAMDALGGPCQMRVVQGAGHLFEEPGTLEEVADLAVDWCMHHLR
- a CDS encoding serine hydrolase; translation: MRIRFVKPLLGGLFALALGSPAPVAAQTASAPNRFVADSLDRYIQRGMRQWQIPGLAVVVVKDGQVVVSKGYGVRDVVKKEPIDDKTLFLIASNSKLFTGTALANLEQQKKLSLNDPATKYLPGFQLYDPVSTQLTTVRDLLGHHLGTKTFQGDFAFWDSNFSREEIIERMRTLKPVYQFRQDYGYCNAGFLAAGEIIPRVTGGTTWENYVEQTMLKPLGMGNTYMLTAGFEKRPNIALPYSNAYGPLAVLPIDQIDNLGPAGSMVSSVSDLGKWLQCQLDSGKYQGQQVLPWAAVRRTRDPNTLISTRKSSFLPEHFRTYGLGVFAADYNGRQVYWHTGGATGYVSNTCFVPEERLGIAVLTNQDNQSFFEALRYQLLDAYLGMPYVDRSRQLWNRSQPARDETRQQIAQLSARVAKKNKPAVALKTYAGQYTHPVYGPISIEAKGKQLIIRFSRHPELRATLDYMDGQEFRATYSNLTYGIYPATFVVDNGQVKSVELRVNDGIDQDPYVFTKG
- the nfi gene encoding deoxyribonuclease V (cleaves DNA at apurinic or apyrimidinic sites), whose protein sequence is MAYYRPYHPPADLALVRQLTQQQNEMRERQRIEPLIAPPKLIAGLDSSFPTEDTILSVIVVLTYPGLELVEKVYNYGPVDMPYVPGFLSFREAPNLIHAFAKLQHQPDVLMVDGHGYAHPRRMGIGAHIGILLDKPSLGVAKQVLTGQYHDPAPEKGNVTPLTDKKTGELIGEVVRMKDRVQPVFVSPGHRLDQATATALALGCAGGYKLPEPTRLADLWAAKFKSEVL
- a CDS encoding glutamate--tRNA ligase family protein; translated protein: MVSRLAPTPSGYLHLGNAVNFVLTWLLVRRAGGTLYLRIDDLDRNRLRRPYLESIFRTIEWLGIDYDHGPAGPDDFLRHYSQLLHQPEYNYLLRRLRLVPGLLHASTRSRTNGLEVPAGLDEPGVAWRAQVPLGTTVSFADGWQGTTRLDLGAAMPDFVLRKKDAVVAYQLASVADDLRLGTTLIVRGQDLLPSTAAQLWLAQQLPETAAFNATRVQFLHHPLLTDTDGRKLSKSQQQPLDRGVLNAATGPQPVYAAVARLLQLPPEAGVSLRALQQALAEA
- a CDS encoding efflux RND transporter periplasmic adaptor subunit; translation: MLHRSTSYFRYILLAALGACNSAPAEQPQEQAATEATTPTAENEVHLSADELRVAGVRTGRVSYQSAAGVLRVNGSLEAPPQSLVVLSAPLGGYIERLPLLPGAHVRKGEAVAVVRNPEFIQVQQDYRQVLSQLEYARTEMERQRQLVQEEVAPAKNYQRAQAEYRSLQAQRDALAARLRLAGLPVRASGAMATTAELRAPISGFVRHVRATTGQTVTSTDPVAELVDPTHLHVELTVFEKDAPRVKMGQPLRFTLASDSAGTEHTARITLVSRAVDPEARTVSVHAHPDEEDNPALLPGMFVRAAIQTEAGKPSATTPTLPEAAVVDYEGRSYIFVQPNAAEARYRMVEVRRAGAVENGTVPVVLPATVTAETQVVTTGAYSLLGKLKNTAEE